Proteins from one Hoplias malabaricus isolate fHopMal1 chromosome 2, fHopMal1.hap1, whole genome shotgun sequence genomic window:
- the LOC136687559 gene encoding annexin A5-like has protein sequence MQEKKRSELMRIIIFWGNRRPEHLRRVKYARSVPAYFAECLYKSLKGAWTDDATLIRIMVSRSEIDLLDIRAAFRKSFATSLHKMIQNDTSGDYCKTLLPLWGGDDA, from the exons ATGCAGGAGAAAAAACGTTCAGAACTGATGAGGATCATAATATTTTGGGGGAACCGCCGTCCTGAACACCTTAGGAGAG TAAAATATGCGAGGAGTGTTCCTGCCTATTTTGCTGAGTGTCTGTACAAATCCTTGAAA GGAGCATGGACTGATGATGCAACCCTGATAAGGATCATGGTTTCCCGCAGTGAGATTGACCTGCTGGATATACGTGCAGCATTCAGGAAGTCATTTGCAACTTCTCTGCACAAAATGATTCAG aaTGACACCTCTGGTGACTATTGTAAGACCCTGCTCCCGTTGTGGGGTGGTGATGATGCTTAA